Proteins from one Enterobacter bugandensis genomic window:
- a CDS encoding GNAT family N-acetyltransferase, whose protein sequence is MSAVDVLSETELEVRDALPDDVHAIAAIYSWHVLHGRASFEEVPPTIDEMRQRMKSVAENGLPWLIALYRGIVVGYCYATPYRPRQAYRYTLEESIYVDASITGRGFGTALMNALIARCEQGPWRQMIAVVGDGNNNSGSLRLHKKHGFEIVGQLRSVGYKKGDWRDTVIMQRPLNDGDWTLPE, encoded by the coding sequence ATGTCGGCTGTTGATGTTTTATCCGAAACCGAACTGGAAGTGCGCGACGCCCTTCCCGATGATGTGCATGCCATCGCCGCCATCTATTCCTGGCATGTGCTTCACGGACGCGCGTCATTCGAAGAAGTCCCCCCCACCATCGACGAAATGCGTCAGCGCATGAAAAGCGTGGCCGAGAACGGTTTACCGTGGCTCATCGCGCTCTATCGCGGCATCGTGGTGGGCTATTGTTACGCCACCCCTTATCGACCGCGTCAGGCCTATCGCTATACTCTGGAAGAGTCGATTTACGTGGATGCCAGCATCACCGGACGCGGTTTTGGCACCGCATTAATGAACGCGCTGATCGCGCGCTGCGAGCAGGGCCCGTGGCGGCAGATGATTGCGGTTGTGGGAGATGGCAATAATAATTCCGGCTCGTTACGGCTGCATAAAAAACACGGCTTTGAGATTGTCGGTCAGCTTCGCAGCGTGGGGTATAAGAAAGGCGACTGGCGGGATACGGTGATAATGCAGCGCCCGCTCAATGACGGTGACTGGACGCTGCCGGAATAA